gagggggagggctggggggtaGGTGGCAGgtgcagggagggctgggggaggggggtgggggagggcgttggcggggggagggggtcgtgtggggggaggggcggggagggctggTGGGGGGGCAGGCAGTGTCCGGGGCGCCCTTGGGCAGGTGGAGCGCAGACCCTCCGCCCGCACCTGCCCTTCTTTCACCCCAGGCCCCCCCAGCGGCCCCTGCAGGCCCCCCGGCCctgagggcaggaaggggggGGCGATGGGAGGGCGGACCGCCCTGGGGAGGCCGCGGGGACCCCAGCGCACCCCTTCCTGGGAAGGGACAgtcaccaccgccccccccccgcccccggagtGAATCACTTCCATCTCCTTCCAGGCCGAGGAAGGAGGGaagctgccgggggggggggggggaccccggctCTAGTGTGGGCGCATCCAGTGACCTCGGGAGGGGGGCAGCGGGAACTACAGTACCGCACACCCGGTACCCAGGGGCCCCGCGAGCCCAGGCCGGCTCCCCCGTCCCAGCCCCGCGCAGTGGGGCGGTGTTGACGTCCAGGCGGTCACCGCCATCAAGCCCCGGAGCGGCAGCTGTCCCCGGAGCCGAGGTCACCGCCGGGTCACCCGGTCCCCGGGCCGCTGGCTCCGCGCTGCTGAGGCTCTGGATCCTTCTGTGGAATGTGCACGCGAGGTGCAGCCGGGCATTCGCCGGCCCCGAAGGCGCGCACGGCACGGCCAGACGTGGGGCACTCGATGACCTGCACCCCACTTGTGGGAGGGGGGTGACCTTCGGGAAATCCCCGGAGACGAGGCCCGTGCcctggtcaccccccccccccccgcctctcctcaGCTTCTGCTGAGTTACTAGACGTGCAGCCTGGCATGGCCTCCAGAGTGCAGTCCACCAAACCACGTCTGGGTACagttggggaggggggcttcAACCCCAGAGCCCTTGGGGTATCAGGTGGCTTAGCCAGCAGCCATCTCCCCCCGCAGGGCCCGTCTGTGGTGGGGCTGGCAGTGTGGCGTGGCCCGCGGGTGTGGACGTGCAGGCCTGCGGGTGTCCTACCTGTCCCCCCCCATGGGAGCCTCGTCAGCTGGCCTCCCCCGTCCCTGCCcagcttccccgcccccccccccccccccggccgggaGCCGCTTTCCTGTTTCATTTTGGGCAGGAAGAGCGAGGTCCTGTTGTTCTTCCGCGGCCGCGGGCGCGGGCTGTGGGAACGGCGCTCCGAGCGCTTTCCTGTCTGATACCCCGTGTGCGCGGCGCGGAGGGGAAGGTGAGCGGGCGCCCGGCGCTCCCGGGCCTCCACGGACAACCCCGGGCCCGGGAGGGCAGGCAGGCCGGGCGGCGGGCTCGCTCTGCCCCGGCTCCCCCTCGCCTGCCCAGGGCGGCGGGCGGGTCTGATCGGTGTCACCGTGCACGGGCCGGGGCTGGGAGCGTGTGCTCAGCGTTTTGTCACTGGCTGCCCGAGGGTCGCGTTTGTATCGGTTGGGGCATTAGGGACTATCCTGCACCGTAGAGGAAGCCAGGCCCGGAGAAGACTGGAAACTCCCTCGCCGGTGTCTCAGCCAGAGAAACCCAGGGCAGAcgctgactccccccccccccccactccctccagGCTCCACAGACCGGGGACCCCGACGCCCCAAAGAACCCCGTCCCCAGACCAGTTCCTCGCTGAAAACCCTCCTCCAGCGGCAGGAGGAAGGACCCAATGGGGACTCAGAGGCCACCCatcggggagccccccccccaaactgccTCAGGcttggggagagaaggaggagcaggGATGGCGGGACCAGCCTCCACGTCCCCAGGCAGGGCTGGATTGGGAcaaggaccccccctcccccccccgcaagaCCGGGAGCGGGTGGTTCCCGAAGGGCACCCAGCAGCAACCCAAGTTAGAATTGTCTCCCATCACAAAGACAGGACCCAAGAAGAAGTAATAAAATCCTGTACACATCTGTTCCGTATTATAAATACACATTATATACAAAATAATGTTATAAAATGTAGAAAGGTCAGTGCTTCTGATTCTTTAAATTATCGAAATACTAGACTCCAAAATaaactacaaataaaaaataaaaactcatattATTGCTTTCTGAAGGTTGGTGTCGAGGGTGGTCTCGAAGCCGGGGCGAACGTGGGCGGAGCCCCCGGCTCCAGGTCGTGGGAACACACGTTTGAGTGGGGAAAAGGGGCCCAGGCGGCAGCAGCACCCCCAATTTCCTCCCTCGGTGGAATTTCCACCATCACCGCCCTGAGCTTCCCAGCTCCgcctggcagcccccccccccccgtccagacCCCCCGCCCATCTGCTCACGGGAAGCCAAGGCCACGGGGTGGTAGGAGCTGGGTAAGATCTGCCGACCCCTGCCCGGCAGCCAGGCCAGGGAGACGCTACGCGGTGTCCCCAgcagggccccggggccccggtgAGAGGCCGAGAGCCACCCCGTCTCCTCAGGTGCGCGTCACCTGCTGGGCAACCCCTGCCAAGAGCCGCACCCAGTGGCCTTCCCGCCCACAGAGCCCAGCCCGCGCCGCCCCTCTCCTTCCTGATGTCAGCCCAGCTGTCAGTGTGGAGCCTGGGCCCAAGGCACTTGGGGAAACATCGACGCCCGTGGAGGCCGCAGCGGGTCTGAGCccacggccgccgccgccgcctctctCTTCTGGAAAACAGGCCAGGGATCCTCTCTGGAGCCCCGTGAAGGCCGCTGCTGGCCGGGCGGATCCAAGTGGCTCCTTGGAAACCGGCTCCAGTGTTCTCCTGGCTCCTGACGCTGTCGCCCAGGCTGGCAGAGCTGCCAATCTGACGTTCGACGGACTCCCGCGGGTGTGCAGGGCCGGTCCCTCTCTTGGCAAGTTCACAGTCTGTCCGATTCCTGCCGGTCCCTCCTCCTCCCGAGAGCAGCACAGTGCATAGTAAAGGCGTCCCATCCAGGATGCAATGTAAACAGTGCAGAAGGCAAGTCCAGCTGCTGGGCCGACGCTGGGTGTCGTGGGTGGCCTCGTGCCTTATACCTGGAGAGCATGCGCAGAGCGGGGAAATGCGTGACTCTGGGCTCTGCGTCcgtccacgggggggggggggctgccacgGGCCTCTCCCCCGGGGAAGCCGCCGGGGGGGGTGGGCACAAGTGGAGAGACAGGGCCCAAGGAGGTCGGTCGCCTCGGTCTTCCACCCggaaacacacacacgcgcgcctGAGCTTGCGCTTGTGGTCGGATGAAAGGGGTCAGCAGGGCACAGAGCCTCCATCCCCGCCCCCAGCACCTGGGAAGTGGCTTCTGGGAGCTGGCTGGGGGCCACAGGAGAGACCAGGCCGGGCGCACCGCACCGCGGCTCCTGTTTCAGGCCCTCTGTGGCAACGGGGCCAGCAGGGGCTCAAGAGCTACCGAACACGGTGTGCAGGGCAGGGCTTCCGATGCAAGCcttcgggaggggagggggcccccaaggctgcggggggggggggtgagcaggccgctctccctccctccctcccccgccgggCAGGAAGGGGAAGGCCGGCACGCACCTCCGTGGCAATGACACATTCGTTCCTCTCTTCCGATATCAAACACACCGACTGGTACATGGAGTCCCGGGGGGAGCAGATCGCTGATATTCGACACTCCGGCTTTTCACTGAGGGAGCACAAGGCAGGCCAGCTTGAGCAAGggaggcggcgggggtggggtgggggggggagggggcgccaaTGGGAACCCAGGGGGGGCTGAAGGGCAAGTGCACAGGCGATTCCGGGAAAGCCCTCGGCTGGAGGCGCAGGACCTCAACCGGATCAGAAAGGTCACGCGGCCTAGCGGCAGCCAGCACCACCACCATAGAAACACGGGAGTCCCGAGAGACCGGAGCGTGGAGCCCTGACATCAGTGCATGAATGGACAGGAAGTCTTCTCCAGTCAATGACCCCCAGGAggagtcttattttattttctcggcgtgcgtgcgtgtgcgtgcgcacgcacgcaagcacgcacgcacgcacacgtgctACCACcacgggagcttgaactcagggcccgggtagaccccttgagccacacacgGGTCTCCTTCCCGCTTCACTGTGGGTGaactggattttcctgcccgggctggcttcaaaccacaatcctgagaccctgccctcctgagtagctgcgccGCCAACACCTGGCTAGGAACTGTTCATTTCTTTCGACAGTACGCAGATTTGAACCCTTGCTTGAGTTtctcacttgctaagcaagcactcagtGCCACGCTTctcacttttctgctctggccatATTTGATACAGGATCTTGCTTTTTGGCCCAGGCCAGCCAGGACCCCCAAccctattttatgttttctgctgTAGCTTGGACGCCTCACGGtacccagcttttttgttgagatagagtctgaAGAACATTTTGCCCAGTCTCTACCTCCCGAGTAGCAGGTCCCTtcgcttttttgtttaaggctggagctctactacttgagccacagcgtcacttccagctcgTGCTGGTTAACGgcgggtaagagtctcatagacttcccatGGATTGGCTtgggaactacaatcctcaaatcgcAGCCGCCTGCATGGCTAGGATTccgggtatgagccactggctcccagaaaACGCTTGCTATCTTGCCTGGGCTGAGCCGGACCTcaaatttgggaggctgagacaggaggctcCGGAGTTGGAGGCCGGGCTGCCAGGTCTCACCCCTATCATTTGTTTAAAAGTCAAGACTGAAGGCCAGCCCCCCACCTGGCCTAGGAGACCGGGCGGGACGGGAGTCCGCGAGTCCGTGGCCAGGCCCCGGCGGTCCCGGCGCTGCTCACCTGTGTAGCCGCAGCGGCGCCTTCTCTCCTAAGCTCTTGTCACCGTGGGGATATTTCCCGGGCAGggggccccggcccggggggcccggggccAGATTATAGTCCAACGTGTGGTTCTGCTGCTTGCCGCAGTTGGACTTGTCCAGGCCGCAGTCCACCTCCAGCTCCTTCTTCTGGTTCGTGTTCTTGAGCTGGGCAGCCGGGATGAGGTTGTCCTTCTGGAAGTCCGACAGGTTGTTCATGGCCTCGCTGCCGCCGTCCTCGGGCCGCCGGAGCCGCAGCTGCCGGACGGCCACCGCCACCATGCAGAGCAGGACCAGCACCGCCACCAGCCCCACGCCCAGGGAGACGGCGGCCCAGGGGAAGCCGGACGGCAGGCCGAGCGGGAACTCGCAGCGGCCGCCCGCGAAGCCGTAGGCGCAGGTGCAGAGGAAGCCGTCGGGGGGGAGGCCCGGCGTAGCAGGTGGCCCCGTGGAGGCAGGGCCCCGAGGCGCAGGGGTCGCCGGCGGCGGCCCGCAGCTCGCAGCGCCGGCCCGAGAAGCCCGCGGGGCAGGCGCACGCGGGCCCGGTCTCCAGGGCGTGGCACGTGCCGCCGTTGGCGCACGGGCTGTGGGCGCAGTCGCCGCCCACGCTGAGCTCGCAGTGGGGGCCCGTGAAGCCGGGGCGGCAGCGGCAGATGCGGGTCGGGCCTCGGTTCAGACACTGGCCCCCTGCGTGGACACAGACGCGGTCGGTGAGCCGTGGCCCCCGTCTCCACGCTCACCGCCGCCGCCAAGGGCGCCGAGCCGTCTCCTGACACCCCGAGTCTGGGGCGACCCTCCTCTCTAAGCCGTGGGAGGCTCGTGGAGGCAAAGGACTAGCAGCGGGAGGAACTTTAGAACCAGACAGAGAGGACCCGCCTCTCAGCCGtcttgttatttatttgtattgtgCTGGACCTGCACctcgagctcagggcctgggcgctgtccctgagcttctttggcttaagACTAGTGGATCTACccgctgagccacagcgccacttccagttttgccttgttttgtttttgccagtactgggccttgaactcagggcctgagcttctttttgctcaaggctagcgctctgccacttgagccacagcgccacttctggccattttctgtatatgtggtgctggggaatcgaacccagggcttcatgtatacaaggcaggcgctctaccactaagccatattcccagccccccagtttttttttgttgttgttgtttgctgggTTTCTTTAgatagcctcacagactttcctgtccagactggcttttatctgcgatcctcgggtctcagcctcctgagtggctggaattacagggatGAACCATGGGCTCCCGGGCTCGACTGCCTTTCTCTAGCTCAGAACCTGGTACCAGTTGCTTTTCCTCATCCTTAAGCCTTGGTTTCCCTCTGCTGCAGTATTGGAGTAGCAGTAGCGTGCTGTTGCCTTCTCAGGATCGGTAGGAAGGCGTACGAACCCACGATGGGGCACGGagtaaaccctcaaagaaagGTCACTGTCATGAGCTCCTTTTGCCTTCAACCCACACCGAACACAGGAGGTGGCTATTACTACGGCCCTCGGTGGTGCAGGGGACCATGGCTGCAGGGGACCGAGCGACAGATTCCATCCAACCCTGCCCAACCCCCTCCAGCTCCCAAGCTTCTTTCCCGGACACCCGGGACGCCCTGCGCGTCAGGTCCGAGAGGTACCGCGCCTTCTAGATGACCCGCGCCTTCCCCGTGGGCAGCAGGAGGCCTCGGGGAGCCGGGCTCTGACCCCGGCACTGCTCGTCCTGAGTGGGGGGGACGGACACGAAGCCCAGGGCCTCGGGGAAGGGTCAGAGGTCACCCTCGCCAGGCCAGGGCTCCGCCGTGGGGACCGGGACGGCAGGCAGGGTGGACACCACCCTGATCACTCGGCTCTTCCTccaacaccaccccccccccagctaatCAGGCTAGCCCCTCACATTCCGGAGCCCCCCGAGAGCACAGCGCAGGCCAGGCTGGCCGGTGACACACAGGTCTCGGTCGCCCCTTCGCCGCCCCTGGCCAGCCCGCCGGAGGCGAGCGGGGGAAGGACTCACCATTGGCGCACGGGTTGCTGGTGCACCTGTCCACCTTCTTCTCGCAGTTGGAGCCGGTGAAGCCGGGGGGGCACTCGCAGGCGTAGCTGGCCCCCCGGCCGTGCTCCCGGCAGGAGCCCCCGTTGAAGCAGGGAGAGTCGGCACAGGTCAGCGTGCTGTGTTCGCAGCGCGGGCCGTAGTACCCGGGCGGACACAGGCAGCGGTAGCCATTTTTTTggtcctggagagagagagagagagagagagagagaccgtgAAGGGGTCAGAGCCAGACCCTGGGGGGCGCACACGGGACCGGGGCGGCGTCTGCCCTCACCTCGCAGCTGCCGCCGTTGCGACAGGGGTTGGTGTCACACTCGCTGAGCTCCAGCTCACAGTCGACGCCGGCGTAGCCGGGGGCGCAGGTGCAGGTGTAGCTCCGCTGCCCGCTGTTGGAGCAGGTGGCCCCGTTCTTGCAAGGGGAATGGTGGGTACAGTAATTGAGATCTGCAGAGACGGGAAGCGAGCGGCTGAGCAGGGCCGAGGAGCGGCCCCGCCGGGGTGGCTTGAGGCGCCCCGGCTGCCCAGAGAGGCCTCAGCTCCGTCTTTTCCACCCAAATACCCTTCCTCTCCCGCCCGTGAAATGGTACACGTGACGGTGCCCGGAACCATGCGTGACAGGTACAATTAATCAAGCTTGGAAAACACAACTGGATAAtgtcctgctggggggggggcggggggagggccccTGGTGAGGGAGGAAGCCAGAAAAGGCTTCATGGAGGAAAAGGCGGCTTAGATCATTCTGGAAGGAAGGGCAACGTTTCAAGAggtggagagaggggaggagagagccgCCATAGGCATATTACCAAGCATATTACTTTTTAAGGAAGAGGTGTTAGGTGTTAGAAGGGTATTATTGtttccagtcccggggcttgaactcaggtcctgagcact
This genomic stretch from Perognathus longimembris pacificus isolate PPM17 chromosome 23, ASM2315922v1, whole genome shotgun sequence harbors:
- the Dll4 gene encoding LOW QUALITY PROTEIN: delta-like protein 4 (The sequence of the model RefSeq protein was modified relative to this genomic sequence to represent the inferred CDS: inserted 1 base in 1 codon; deleted 1 base in 1 codon); amino-acid sequence: MAAASRSAPGWALLLLLAALWPQQRAAGSGVFQLQLLEFANERGVLASGRPCQPGCRTFFRVCLKHFQAVVSSGHCTFGNVSTPVLGTNSFAVRDDSRGGGRNPLQLPFNFTWPGTFSLIIEAWHAPGDDLRPEALPPDSLISTISIQRSLTVGQNWLQDEQTSTLPFTKLSYSYRVICSDNYYGESCSRLCKKRNDHFGHYVCQPDGSLSCLPGWTGXYCEQPLCLAGCHEQNGYCSKPAECLCRPGWQGRLCDECIPHNGCRHGTCTAPWQCTCKEGWGGLFCDQDLNYCTHHSPCKNGATCSNSGQRSYTCTCAPGYAGVDCELELSECDTNPCRNGGSCEDQKNGYRCLCPPGYYGPRCEHSTLTCADSPCFNGGSCREHGRGASYACECPPGFTGSNCEKKVDRCTSNPCANGGQCLNRGPTRICRCRPGFTGPHCELSVGGDCAHSPCANGGTCHALETGPACACPAGFSGRRCELRAAAGDPCASGPCLHGATCYAGLPPDGFLCTCAYGFAGGRCEFPLGLPSGFPWAAVSLGVGLVAVLVLLCMVAVAVRQLRLRRPEDGGSEAMNNLSDFQKDNLIPAAQLKNTNQKKELEVDCGLDKSNCGKQQNHTLDYNLAPGPPGRGPLPGKYPHGDKSLGEKAPLRLHSEKPECRISAICSPRDSMYQSVCLISEERNECVIATEV